From the Salmo trutta chromosome 2, fSalTru1.1, whole genome shotgun sequence genome, one window contains:
- the LOC115156081 gene encoding oocyte zinc finger protein XlCOF6 isoform X2 codes for MVRLLWIKTELFHIMGLYVETTVREMERLLDECAAVLENEENSLLKREMERVNTTNTIKFASFMEVLSQGLMEKMSLLMMMDETEVRAVEKTGGGGESCGEDGRFSRELAIQKVAVKATTKMTLSITDEMSSESDNKEEDLDLAPLSSPSSDEECLIEVDPSQHADPSASDPDKQGPARNGEDVQCGDSADAAHQGPLNCSHCGKCFKKKGFLTRHVQSHTKPYSCSPCGKGFNLAKQLEEHSVKQRIENAFSCNDCSAVFHRKCTLQSHLKGHLTEETVTCTVCERKFLGKKRLEWHMCNGRKIFSCSSCPEILKTREGLSYHEETRSEERKYSCETTVSLKTHMMSHKEKDHSCTVCSQCFSHAPALRKHMLVAHPGEMPEKHCICSVCGRCFAKRNHLYKHMRTHKEESPFSCDVCGKKFNSSGNLSRHKRTHTGQKLYCCDLCDKSFTQSGTLKTHKLNAHTDGEEKPSFKCENCGDVCSSRYTLKNHMVTHTGKKPYHCSVCGKGFFSNHLLKVHIHIHTGEKPFECDQCGKRFSQKSHLKYHERVHTGVKAFVCGICGKAYANRQNLKLHKCSASAKL; via the exons ATggtgagattattatggataaaa ACAGAGTTATTCCACATTATGGGGTTGTACGTTGAAACAACggttagagagatggagagactccTCGACGAGTGTGCTGCTGTTTTGGAGAATGAAGAGAATAGTTTACTGAAGAGAGAAATGGAGCGTGTGAATACAACCAACACG ATCAAGTTTGCGTCATTCATGGAAGTGTTGAGTCAAGGCTTGATGGAGAAAATGTCACTGCTGATGATGATGGACGAAACGGAGGTAAGAGCTGTGGAGAAGACTGGTGGAGGAGGTGAGAGCTGTGGAGAAGATGGGCGCTTCAGTCGGGAACTAGCAATACAAAAAGTAGCAGTAAAGG CAACAACCAAGATGACCCTCTCTATTACAGATGAGATGTCTTCTGAGTCTGATAATAAGGAGGAGGACCTTGACCTTGCCCCCCTGTCCTCACCTTCATCGGACGAGGAATGCCTAATTGAGGTTGATCCCAGTCAGCATGCTGACCCATCTGCATCAGACCCAGATAAACAAGGCCCAGCTAGGAATGGAGAAGATGTCCAATGTGGGGATTCTGCAGATGCCGCACACCAAGGACCCCTCAactgttcccattgtggaaaatGTTTCAAGAAGAAAGGGTTTCTGACCAGACACGTTCAGTCTCATACAAAACCCTACAGCTGTTCTCCATGTGGGAAAGGTTTTAATCTGGCCAAACAGCTTGAGGAACATTCCGTTAAACAACGCATAGAGAACGCCTTCAGTTGTAACGACTGCAGTGCGGTGTTTCACCGTAAATGTACTTTGCAGTCCCACTTGAAGGGTCACCTAACGGAGGAAACGGTCACATGTACAGTTTGTGAAAGAAAGTTTCTAGGGAAAAAAAGACTGGAGTGGCACATGTGCAATGGACGGAAAATATTCAGCTGCTCTTCCTGCCCAGAGATCTTAAAGACCAGAGAAGGGTTGTCCTATCATGAGGAGACACGTTCAGAGGAGAGGAAATATAGCTGTGAAACCACTGTGTCCTTAAAAACCCATATGATGTCTCATAAAGAGAAGGATCATAGTTGTACTGTATGTAGCCAATGTTTCAGCCATGCACCTGCTCTCAGAAAGCATATGTTGGTTGCCCATCCTGGAGAAATGCCTGAAAAACATTGCATTTGCAGTGTGTGTGGTAGATGTTTCGCCAAAAGGAACCATCTGTATAAACATATGAGGACACACAAGGAAGAGAGTCCTTTTTCTTGCGATGTTTGTGGCAAGAAATTTAATTCTTCCGGTAATCTCAGCAGACACAAGAGAACTCACACAGGCCAGAAATTGTATTGCTGTGACCTTTGTGATAAAAGCTTCACCCAGTCCGGAACCCTTAAGACTCATAAACTAAACGCGCACACTGACGGTGAAGAAAAGCCTTCTTTCAAGTGTGAGAATTGCGGGGATGTTTGTTCAAGTCGTTATACTCTAAAGAATCATATGGTCACTCACACAGGGAAGAAACCATATCATTGTAGCGTTTGTGGGAAAGGTTTCTTTAGCAATCATCTTCTTAAAGttcacattcacattcacacaggggagaaaccatttgagtgtgatcaatgtgggaagaggttcagCCAGAAAAGTCATCTAAAATATCACGAGCGTGTGCACACCGGTGTAAAAGCGTTCGTGTGCGGCATCTGTGGGAAGGCCTATGCAAATAGACAGAATCTGAAACTCCACAAGTGCAGCGCTTCTGCAAAATTGTAG
- the LOC115156081 gene encoding oocyte zinc finger protein XlCOF6 isoform X3 has protein sequence MTELFHIMGLYVETTVREMERLLDECAAVLENEENSLLKREMERVNTTNTIKFASFMEVLSQGLMEKMSLLMMMDETEVRAVEKTGGGGESCGEDGRFSRELAIQKVAVKATTKMTLSITDEMSSESDNKEEDLDLAPLSSPSSDEECLIEVDPSQHADPSASDPDKQGPARNGEDVQCGDSADAAHQGPLNCSHCGKCFKKKGFLTRHVQSHTKPYSCSPCGKGFNLAKQLEEHSVKQRIENAFSCNDCSAVFHRKCTLQSHLKGHLTEETVTCTVCERKFLGKKRLEWHMCNGRKIFSCSSCPEILKTREGLSYHEETRSEERKYSCETTVSLKTHMMSHKEKDHSCTVCSQCFSHAPALRKHMLVAHPGEMPEKHCICSVCGRCFAKRNHLYKHMRTHKEESPFSCDVCGKKFNSSGNLSRHKRTHTGQKLYCCDLCDKSFTQSGTLKTHKLNAHTDGEEKPSFKCENCGDVCSSRYTLKNHMVTHTGKKPYHCSVCGKGFFSNHLLKVHIHIHTGEKPFECDQCGKRFSQKSHLKYHERVHTGVKAFVCGICGKAYANRQNLKLHKCSASAKL, from the exons ATG ACAGAGTTATTCCACATTATGGGGTTGTACGTTGAAACAACggttagagagatggagagactccTCGACGAGTGTGCTGCTGTTTTGGAGAATGAAGAGAATAGTTTACTGAAGAGAGAAATGGAGCGTGTGAATACAACCAACACG ATCAAGTTTGCGTCATTCATGGAAGTGTTGAGTCAAGGCTTGATGGAGAAAATGTCACTGCTGATGATGATGGACGAAACGGAGGTAAGAGCTGTGGAGAAGACTGGTGGAGGAGGTGAGAGCTGTGGAGAAGATGGGCGCTTCAGTCGGGAACTAGCAATACAAAAAGTAGCAGTAAAGG CAACAACCAAGATGACCCTCTCTATTACAGATGAGATGTCTTCTGAGTCTGATAATAAGGAGGAGGACCTTGACCTTGCCCCCCTGTCCTCACCTTCATCGGACGAGGAATGCCTAATTGAGGTTGATCCCAGTCAGCATGCTGACCCATCTGCATCAGACCCAGATAAACAAGGCCCAGCTAGGAATGGAGAAGATGTCCAATGTGGGGATTCTGCAGATGCCGCACACCAAGGACCCCTCAactgttcccattgtggaaaatGTTTCAAGAAGAAAGGGTTTCTGACCAGACACGTTCAGTCTCATACAAAACCCTACAGCTGTTCTCCATGTGGGAAAGGTTTTAATCTGGCCAAACAGCTTGAGGAACATTCCGTTAAACAACGCATAGAGAACGCCTTCAGTTGTAACGACTGCAGTGCGGTGTTTCACCGTAAATGTACTTTGCAGTCCCACTTGAAGGGTCACCTAACGGAGGAAACGGTCACATGTACAGTTTGTGAAAGAAAGTTTCTAGGGAAAAAAAGACTGGAGTGGCACATGTGCAATGGACGGAAAATATTCAGCTGCTCTTCCTGCCCAGAGATCTTAAAGACCAGAGAAGGGTTGTCCTATCATGAGGAGACACGTTCAGAGGAGAGGAAATATAGCTGTGAAACCACTGTGTCCTTAAAAACCCATATGATGTCTCATAAAGAGAAGGATCATAGTTGTACTGTATGTAGCCAATGTTTCAGCCATGCACCTGCTCTCAGAAAGCATATGTTGGTTGCCCATCCTGGAGAAATGCCTGAAAAACATTGCATTTGCAGTGTGTGTGGTAGATGTTTCGCCAAAAGGAACCATCTGTATAAACATATGAGGACACACAAGGAAGAGAGTCCTTTTTCTTGCGATGTTTGTGGCAAGAAATTTAATTCTTCCGGTAATCTCAGCAGACACAAGAGAACTCACACAGGCCAGAAATTGTATTGCTGTGACCTTTGTGATAAAAGCTTCACCCAGTCCGGAACCCTTAAGACTCATAAACTAAACGCGCACACTGACGGTGAAGAAAAGCCTTCTTTCAAGTGTGAGAATTGCGGGGATGTTTGTTCAAGTCGTTATACTCTAAAGAATCATATGGTCACTCACACAGGGAAGAAACCATATCATTGTAGCGTTTGTGGGAAAGGTTTCTTTAGCAATCATCTTCTTAAAGttcacattcacattcacacaggggagaaaccatttgagtgtgatcaatgtgggaagaggttcagCCAGAAAAGTCATCTAAAATATCACGAGCGTGTGCACACCGGTGTAAAAGCGTTCGTGTGCGGCATCTGTGGGAAGGCCTATGCAAATAGACAGAATCTGAAACTCCACAAGTGCAGCGCTTCTGCAAAATTGTAG
- the LOC115156081 gene encoding zinc finger protein OZF isoform X5, with protein MIKFASFMEVLSQGLMEKMSLLMMMDETEVRAVEKTGGGGESCGEDGRFSRELAIQKVAVKATTKMTLSITDEMSSESDNKEEDLDLAPLSSPSSDEECLIEVDPSQHADPSASDPDKQGPARNGEDVQCGDSADAAHQGPLNCSHCGKCFKKKGFLTRHVQSHTKPYSCSPCGKGFNLAKQLEEHSVKQRIENAFSCNDCSAVFHRKCTLQSHLKGHLTEETVTCTVCERKFLGKKRLEWHMCNGRKIFSCSSCPEILKTREGLSYHEETRSEERKYSCETTVSLKTHMMSHKEKDHSCTVCSQCFSHAPALRKHMLVAHPGEMPEKHCICSVCGRCFAKRNHLYKHMRTHKEESPFSCDVCGKKFNSSGNLSRHKRTHTGQKLYCCDLCDKSFTQSGTLKTHKLNAHTDGEEKPSFKCENCGDVCSSRYTLKNHMVTHTGKKPYHCSVCGKGFFSNHLLKVHIHIHTGEKPFECDQCGKRFSQKSHLKYHERVHTGVKAFVCGICGKAYANRQNLKLHKCSASAKL; from the exons ATG ATCAAGTTTGCGTCATTCATGGAAGTGTTGAGTCAAGGCTTGATGGAGAAAATGTCACTGCTGATGATGATGGACGAAACGGAGGTAAGAGCTGTGGAGAAGACTGGTGGAGGAGGTGAGAGCTGTGGAGAAGATGGGCGCTTCAGTCGGGAACTAGCAATACAAAAAGTAGCAGTAAAGG CAACAACCAAGATGACCCTCTCTATTACAGATGAGATGTCTTCTGAGTCTGATAATAAGGAGGAGGACCTTGACCTTGCCCCCCTGTCCTCACCTTCATCGGACGAGGAATGCCTAATTGAGGTTGATCCCAGTCAGCATGCTGACCCATCTGCATCAGACCCAGATAAACAAGGCCCAGCTAGGAATGGAGAAGATGTCCAATGTGGGGATTCTGCAGATGCCGCACACCAAGGACCCCTCAactgttcccattgtggaaaatGTTTCAAGAAGAAAGGGTTTCTGACCAGACACGTTCAGTCTCATACAAAACCCTACAGCTGTTCTCCATGTGGGAAAGGTTTTAATCTGGCCAAACAGCTTGAGGAACATTCCGTTAAACAACGCATAGAGAACGCCTTCAGTTGTAACGACTGCAGTGCGGTGTTTCACCGTAAATGTACTTTGCAGTCCCACTTGAAGGGTCACCTAACGGAGGAAACGGTCACATGTACAGTTTGTGAAAGAAAGTTTCTAGGGAAAAAAAGACTGGAGTGGCACATGTGCAATGGACGGAAAATATTCAGCTGCTCTTCCTGCCCAGAGATCTTAAAGACCAGAGAAGGGTTGTCCTATCATGAGGAGACACGTTCAGAGGAGAGGAAATATAGCTGTGAAACCACTGTGTCCTTAAAAACCCATATGATGTCTCATAAAGAGAAGGATCATAGTTGTACTGTATGTAGCCAATGTTTCAGCCATGCACCTGCTCTCAGAAAGCATATGTTGGTTGCCCATCCTGGAGAAATGCCTGAAAAACATTGCATTTGCAGTGTGTGTGGTAGATGTTTCGCCAAAAGGAACCATCTGTATAAACATATGAGGACACACAAGGAAGAGAGTCCTTTTTCTTGCGATGTTTGTGGCAAGAAATTTAATTCTTCCGGTAATCTCAGCAGACACAAGAGAACTCACACAGGCCAGAAATTGTATTGCTGTGACCTTTGTGATAAAAGCTTCACCCAGTCCGGAACCCTTAAGACTCATAAACTAAACGCGCACACTGACGGTGAAGAAAAGCCTTCTTTCAAGTGTGAGAATTGCGGGGATGTTTGTTCAAGTCGTTATACTCTAAAGAATCATATGGTCACTCACACAGGGAAGAAACCATATCATTGTAGCGTTTGTGGGAAAGGTTTCTTTAGCAATCATCTTCTTAAAGttcacattcacattcacacaggggagaaaccatttgagtgtgatcaatgtgggaagaggttcagCCAGAAAAGTCATCTAAAATATCACGAGCGTGTGCACACCGGTGTAAAAGCGTTCGTGTGCGGCATCTGTGGGAAGGCCTATGCAAATAGACAGAATCTGAAACTCCACAAGTGCAGCGCTTCTGCAAAATTGTAG
- the LOC115156081 gene encoding oocyte zinc finger protein XlCOF22 isoform X4, with translation MSSKNLFQTELFHIMGLYVETTVREMERLLDECAAVLENEENSLLKREMERVNTTNTIKFASFMEVLSQGLMEKMSLLMMMDETEVRAVEKTGGGGESCGEDGRFSRELAIQKVAVKDEMSSESDNKEEDLDLAPLSSPSSDEECLIEVDPSQHADPSASDPDKQGPARNGEDVQCGDSADAAHQGPLNCSHCGKCFKKKGFLTRHVQSHTKPYSCSPCGKGFNLAKQLEEHSVKQRIENAFSCNDCSAVFHRKCTLQSHLKGHLTEETVTCTVCERKFLGKKRLEWHMCNGRKIFSCSSCPEILKTREGLSYHEETRSEERKYSCETTVSLKTHMMSHKEKDHSCTVCSQCFSHAPALRKHMLVAHPGEMPEKHCICSVCGRCFAKRNHLYKHMRTHKEESPFSCDVCGKKFNSSGNLSRHKRTHTGQKLYCCDLCDKSFTQSGTLKTHKLNAHTDGEEKPSFKCENCGDVCSSRYTLKNHMVTHTGKKPYHCSVCGKGFFSNHLLKVHIHIHTGEKPFECDQCGKRFSQKSHLKYHERVHTGVKAFVCGICGKAYANRQNLKLHKCSASAKL, from the exons ATGTCGAGCAAAAATCTATTTCAGACAGAGTTATTCCACATTATGGGGTTGTACGTTGAAACAACggttagagagatggagagactccTCGACGAGTGTGCTGCTGTTTTGGAGAATGAAGAGAATAGTTTACTGAAGAGAGAAATGGAGCGTGTGAATACAACCAACACG ATCAAGTTTGCGTCATTCATGGAAGTGTTGAGTCAAGGCTTGATGGAGAAAATGTCACTGCTGATGATGATGGACGAAACGGAGGTAAGAGCTGTGGAGAAGACTGGTGGAGGAGGTGAGAGCTGTGGAGAAGATGGGCGCTTCAGTCGGGAACTAGCAATACAAAAAGTAGCAGTAAAGG ATGAGATGTCTTCTGAGTCTGATAATAAGGAGGAGGACCTTGACCTTGCCCCCCTGTCCTCACCTTCATCGGACGAGGAATGCCTAATTGAGGTTGATCCCAGTCAGCATGCTGACCCATCTGCATCAGACCCAGATAAACAAGGCCCAGCTAGGAATGGAGAAGATGTCCAATGTGGGGATTCTGCAGATGCCGCACACCAAGGACCCCTCAactgttcccattgtggaaaatGTTTCAAGAAGAAAGGGTTTCTGACCAGACACGTTCAGTCTCATACAAAACCCTACAGCTGTTCTCCATGTGGGAAAGGTTTTAATCTGGCCAAACAGCTTGAGGAACATTCCGTTAAACAACGCATAGAGAACGCCTTCAGTTGTAACGACTGCAGTGCGGTGTTTCACCGTAAATGTACTTTGCAGTCCCACTTGAAGGGTCACCTAACGGAGGAAACGGTCACATGTACAGTTTGTGAAAGAAAGTTTCTAGGGAAAAAAAGACTGGAGTGGCACATGTGCAATGGACGGAAAATATTCAGCTGCTCTTCCTGCCCAGAGATCTTAAAGACCAGAGAAGGGTTGTCCTATCATGAGGAGACACGTTCAGAGGAGAGGAAATATAGCTGTGAAACCACTGTGTCCTTAAAAACCCATATGATGTCTCATAAAGAGAAGGATCATAGTTGTACTGTATGTAGCCAATGTTTCAGCCATGCACCTGCTCTCAGAAAGCATATGTTGGTTGCCCATCCTGGAGAAATGCCTGAAAAACATTGCATTTGCAGTGTGTGTGGTAGATGTTTCGCCAAAAGGAACCATCTGTATAAACATATGAGGACACACAAGGAAGAGAGTCCTTTTTCTTGCGATGTTTGTGGCAAGAAATTTAATTCTTCCGGTAATCTCAGCAGACACAAGAGAACTCACACAGGCCAGAAATTGTATTGCTGTGACCTTTGTGATAAAAGCTTCACCCAGTCCGGAACCCTTAAGACTCATAAACTAAACGCGCACACTGACGGTGAAGAAAAGCCTTCTTTCAAGTGTGAGAATTGCGGGGATGTTTGTTCAAGTCGTTATACTCTAAAGAATCATATGGTCACTCACACAGGGAAGAAACCATATCATTGTAGCGTTTGTGGGAAAGGTTTCTTTAGCAATCATCTTCTTAAAGttcacattcacattcacacaggggagaaaccatttgagtgtgatcaatgtgggaagaggttcagCCAGAAAAGTCATCTAAAATATCACGAGCGTGTGCACACCGGTGTAAAAGCGTTCGTGTGCGGCATCTGTGGGAAGGCCTATGCAAATAGACAGAATCTGAAACTCCACAAGTGCAGCGCTTCTGCAAAATTGTAG
- the LOC115156081 gene encoding oocyte zinc finger protein XlCOF6 isoform X1 has protein sequence MSSKNLFQTELFHIMGLYVETTVREMERLLDECAAVLENEENSLLKREMERVNTTNTIKFASFMEVLSQGLMEKMSLLMMMDETEVRAVEKTGGGGESCGEDGRFSRELAIQKVAVKATTKMTLSITDEMSSESDNKEEDLDLAPLSSPSSDEECLIEVDPSQHADPSASDPDKQGPARNGEDVQCGDSADAAHQGPLNCSHCGKCFKKKGFLTRHVQSHTKPYSCSPCGKGFNLAKQLEEHSVKQRIENAFSCNDCSAVFHRKCTLQSHLKGHLTEETVTCTVCERKFLGKKRLEWHMCNGRKIFSCSSCPEILKTREGLSYHEETRSEERKYSCETTVSLKTHMMSHKEKDHSCTVCSQCFSHAPALRKHMLVAHPGEMPEKHCICSVCGRCFAKRNHLYKHMRTHKEESPFSCDVCGKKFNSSGNLSRHKRTHTGQKLYCCDLCDKSFTQSGTLKTHKLNAHTDGEEKPSFKCENCGDVCSSRYTLKNHMVTHTGKKPYHCSVCGKGFFSNHLLKVHIHIHTGEKPFECDQCGKRFSQKSHLKYHERVHTGVKAFVCGICGKAYANRQNLKLHKCSASAKL, from the exons ATGTCGAGCAAAAATCTATTTCAGACAGAGTTATTCCACATTATGGGGTTGTACGTTGAAACAACggttagagagatggagagactccTCGACGAGTGTGCTGCTGTTTTGGAGAATGAAGAGAATAGTTTACTGAAGAGAGAAATGGAGCGTGTGAATACAACCAACACG ATCAAGTTTGCGTCATTCATGGAAGTGTTGAGTCAAGGCTTGATGGAGAAAATGTCACTGCTGATGATGATGGACGAAACGGAGGTAAGAGCTGTGGAGAAGACTGGTGGAGGAGGTGAGAGCTGTGGAGAAGATGGGCGCTTCAGTCGGGAACTAGCAATACAAAAAGTAGCAGTAAAGG CAACAACCAAGATGACCCTCTCTATTACAGATGAGATGTCTTCTGAGTCTGATAATAAGGAGGAGGACCTTGACCTTGCCCCCCTGTCCTCACCTTCATCGGACGAGGAATGCCTAATTGAGGTTGATCCCAGTCAGCATGCTGACCCATCTGCATCAGACCCAGATAAACAAGGCCCAGCTAGGAATGGAGAAGATGTCCAATGTGGGGATTCTGCAGATGCCGCACACCAAGGACCCCTCAactgttcccattgtggaaaatGTTTCAAGAAGAAAGGGTTTCTGACCAGACACGTTCAGTCTCATACAAAACCCTACAGCTGTTCTCCATGTGGGAAAGGTTTTAATCTGGCCAAACAGCTTGAGGAACATTCCGTTAAACAACGCATAGAGAACGCCTTCAGTTGTAACGACTGCAGTGCGGTGTTTCACCGTAAATGTACTTTGCAGTCCCACTTGAAGGGTCACCTAACGGAGGAAACGGTCACATGTACAGTTTGTGAAAGAAAGTTTCTAGGGAAAAAAAGACTGGAGTGGCACATGTGCAATGGACGGAAAATATTCAGCTGCTCTTCCTGCCCAGAGATCTTAAAGACCAGAGAAGGGTTGTCCTATCATGAGGAGACACGTTCAGAGGAGAGGAAATATAGCTGTGAAACCACTGTGTCCTTAAAAACCCATATGATGTCTCATAAAGAGAAGGATCATAGTTGTACTGTATGTAGCCAATGTTTCAGCCATGCACCTGCTCTCAGAAAGCATATGTTGGTTGCCCATCCTGGAGAAATGCCTGAAAAACATTGCATTTGCAGTGTGTGTGGTAGATGTTTCGCCAAAAGGAACCATCTGTATAAACATATGAGGACACACAAGGAAGAGAGTCCTTTTTCTTGCGATGTTTGTGGCAAGAAATTTAATTCTTCCGGTAATCTCAGCAGACACAAGAGAACTCACACAGGCCAGAAATTGTATTGCTGTGACCTTTGTGATAAAAGCTTCACCCAGTCCGGAACCCTTAAGACTCATAAACTAAACGCGCACACTGACGGTGAAGAAAAGCCTTCTTTCAAGTGTGAGAATTGCGGGGATGTTTGTTCAAGTCGTTATACTCTAAAGAATCATATGGTCACTCACACAGGGAAGAAACCATATCATTGTAGCGTTTGTGGGAAAGGTTTCTTTAGCAATCATCTTCTTAAAGttcacattcacattcacacaggggagaaaccatttgagtgtgatcaatgtgggaagaggttcagCCAGAAAAGTCATCTAAAATATCACGAGCGTGTGCACACCGGTGTAAAAGCGTTCGTGTGCGGCATCTGTGGGAAGGCCTATGCAAATAGACAGAATCTGAAACTCCACAAGTGCAGCGCTTCTGCAAAATTGTAG